The following coding sequences are from one Acaryochloris thomasi RCC1774 window:
- a CDS encoding circularly permuted type 2 ATP-grasp protein, with protein MLFDTYDPEQFYDEYFSAPGRPRPDMESIVQWLQQLSAGDLVQANARAEEVLAQLGATFTFDGEPRVLPFDVIPRVISATEWQRLSAGLKQRVAALNLFCADVYGKQQIINDGKIPRAVVESAERFLPDCIGMQPRNGVWCHVSGIDLICDRNGTWHVLEDNLRVPSGIAYVIKNREALTRVLPPPQSIGIEPIAHYPQQLRSTLLNLASDSSTAPNIAVLTPGPIESAYFEHAFLAEQMGVALVEPQDLVIADDSLHRRTPTGLQRIEILYRRRNADFFEPLDFGTRHASGLAAIIELCQQGRLIVANAFGTGVADDKVIYAYVPEMIRYYLGEDPLLPNVPTYLCWREQDRQYVLEHLDQLVIKPAGGEGGKGLLIGPHASSAGREEFAQLIKAQPRAYIAQPTIYLSRIPTAVNRTLEGRHVDLRPYVLHRGEDIYVHPGGLTRVALKKGSLVVNSTQGGGSKDTWVLSNS; from the coding sequence GTGCTGTTTGATACCTACGATCCCGAGCAGTTTTATGACGAATACTTCTCTGCTCCAGGGCGTCCTCGCCCTGATATGGAATCGATTGTGCAGTGGCTACAGCAGCTATCGGCAGGCGATCTGGTGCAGGCCAATGCCAGGGCTGAAGAGGTTCTCGCCCAATTAGGTGCAACCTTTACCTTTGATGGCGAACCGCGTGTTTTGCCCTTTGATGTGATTCCCCGCGTGATCTCAGCAACGGAGTGGCAGCGGCTGTCGGCCGGTCTCAAGCAGCGAGTGGCGGCCCTCAATCTGTTTTGTGCCGATGTCTACGGCAAACAGCAGATCATTAATGACGGCAAAATTCCGAGAGCGGTTGTGGAGTCGGCAGAACGGTTTTTGCCGGACTGTATAGGAATGCAGCCTCGAAATGGGGTCTGGTGCCACGTGAGCGGGATTGATCTGATTTGCGATCGCAACGGCACCTGGCACGTTTTAGAAGACAACCTGCGCGTCCCCTCAGGAATCGCCTACGTGATCAAAAACCGAGAAGCCTTGACCCGAGTCCTGCCGCCACCCCAGTCTATTGGCATCGAACCCATTGCCCACTATCCTCAACAGCTACGCTCAACGCTCCTCAATCTCGCCTCAGACAGCAGTACCGCACCCAACATTGCGGTGCTCACCCCCGGCCCCATTGAGTCCGCATATTTTGAACATGCCTTTTTAGCAGAGCAGATGGGAGTGGCCCTCGTTGAACCGCAAGACCTCGTCATTGCAGATGACTCCCTCCATCGCAGAACCCCCACAGGACTGCAGCGAATTGAGATTCTCTATCGACGGCGTAACGCCGACTTCTTTGAACCACTCGATTTCGGCACCCGTCACGCCTCTGGACTCGCAGCCATCATCGAGCTGTGCCAGCAAGGACGATTAATCGTTGCCAACGCCTTTGGAACCGGCGTTGCTGACGATAAAGTGATCTATGCCTACGTCCCTGAGATGATTCGCTACTATCTGGGCGAAGACCCTCTGCTGCCCAACGTGCCCACCTATCTGTGCTGGCGAGAACAGGATCGTCAGTATGTTTTAGAACATCTCGATCAGTTAGTGATCAAACCTGCCGGTGGTGAAGGAGGCAAAGGATTGCTGATTGGTCCCCACGCTAGCTCAGCAGGGCGGGAAGAATTTGCGCAGCTTATCAAAGCTCAACCGAGAGCCTATATTGCCCAACCCACTATCTATCTATCTCGGATTCCGACCGCTGTGAATCGAACCCTAGAAGGACGACACGTTGACCTGCGGCCCTATGTTCTTCATCGTGGCGAAGACATCTATGTGCATCCGGGTGGATTGACGCGCGTTGCCCTTAAAAAAGGCTCCCTTGTTGTTAACTCAACCCAAGGTGGCGGCAGCAAAGATACCTGGGTGTTGTCCAACTCGTGA
- a CDS encoding tetratricopeptide repeat protein has translation MLYRSTLIPLMICLGLGSAVSPAIGQAIVPRTISVDAQSLEKTGQDLLKEAVYLTQFQQFESALSRAQLAAQLNPKAPEGWALLGGLYLNLEQSEKGISALNKSLALDDSNPGVLFSLGSAYFSQADYPAAADSLKSGLKLKPDQLEPLFDLGNTYYKLEQFDDAIATYQKAIAQNEKFWPALNNIGLVQYESGEVKEAMRQWQKATEIDEKTGEPLLALAVAHYKQGNQDQALTLAQKALEMDSRYGDVDFLVENLWGERLVEDTKMVFKLPKIRETIAQLASDAGQSPAGDLEVEEPETLSKPEAQ, from the coding sequence GTGCTCTATCGATCAACACTTATTCCTTTGATGATCTGTCTTGGGCTAGGCAGTGCAGTCTCACCAGCTATCGGTCAGGCTATCGTTCCGCGGACTATTTCGGTTGATGCACAGTCTCTCGAAAAGACTGGACAGGATCTGCTCAAGGAAGCTGTTTATCTGACGCAGTTCCAACAGTTTGAGTCGGCTCTCTCAAGGGCGCAGCTCGCGGCGCAGTTGAACCCTAAGGCACCTGAAGGCTGGGCCTTGTTGGGAGGGCTGTATCTTAATCTTGAGCAGTCAGAGAAGGGCATCTCGGCTCTCAATAAATCTCTGGCTCTGGATGACTCGAACCCAGGCGTGCTGTTTAGCTTGGGGTCTGCTTATTTTAGTCAAGCAGATTATCCTGCTGCGGCTGATTCGCTCAAGTCTGGTCTGAAGCTGAAGCCAGATCAGCTGGAGCCGCTATTCGATTTGGGTAATACCTACTATAAGCTCGAGCAGTTTGATGATGCGATCGCAACCTACCAAAAGGCCATCGCGCAGAACGAGAAGTTTTGGCCCGCCTTGAATAACATTGGCTTGGTTCAATATGAATCAGGCGAGGTTAAAGAAGCCATGCGTCAGTGGCAGAAAGCGACTGAAATCGATGAAAAAACTGGTGAGCCGCTGTTGGCACTGGCCGTAGCTCACTATAAGCAGGGTAATCAAGATCAGGCGCTCACGCTGGCTCAGAAAGCTCTAGAGATGGACAGTCGCTATGGTGACGTTGATTTCTTGGTTGAAAATCTATGGGGTGAGCGCTTGGTTGAAGATACCAAGATGGTGTTCAAGCTCCCTAAAATTCGAGAGACCATTGCCCAGCTCGCCTCTGATGCTGGTCAGAGTCCGGCGGGTGACCTCGAGGTAGAAGAACCTGAGACGCTCAGTAAACCTGAAGCGCAGTAG
- the lptC gene encoding LPS export ABC transporter periplasmic protein LptC yields MKRAKKRVLRSSDGFVMWRLSHQSKDPFYRQDAHYTLTSQRRSLRPLSQLLVLCLLSLTFVACASRSSPPSSETVKPKVEGGSELAQVTLKQTNDQGQLLWKLQAEKVTYGEDLSVAHVQGLDGQLYEQGQPVFKITADRGEVKQFGQMISLKGQIVATELQSDLVFKGPRLEWQADLGLLQATSGWRVTHPQLQLWAQRLQASSRTQRIRARGKVTAETRPAKFRLKTDQLMWQVDQQFLQAGAGKADSTTPRVEIEQLRDTGKGNQALAGNARMNLKRQIVTLQNPAQIKLSTPPIELTSRQVVWDLERQLISSEQLLEVRHRQQGVKVIANRGQFDQQRQTVQFNGQVEATGLRDRSRLKTEQLVWQLLTQRINARGKVRYTQSSPALTLQGPKAVGKIQEQMIQISGGNVVTEIIP; encoded by the coding sequence ATGAAGCGAGCAAAGAAGCGAGTGCTGCGATCGAGTGACGGCTTTGTAATGTGGCGTTTATCCCACCAAAGCAAGGATCCGTTCTACCGACAAGACGCTCACTATACTCTGACAAGTCAGCGGCGTAGTCTCCGCCCATTAAGCCAGCTACTTGTACTTTGCCTTTTAAGTCTGACCTTCGTGGCCTGTGCCAGTCGTTCGTCCCCACCCAGCTCAGAAACCGTGAAACCTAAGGTTGAAGGTGGTTCTGAGCTAGCACAAGTAACCCTAAAGCAAACCAACGATCAAGGACAGCTTCTGTGGAAGCTGCAGGCAGAGAAAGTAACATATGGAGAAGATCTGTCCGTTGCCCACGTTCAGGGTTTAGACGGGCAGCTTTATGAGCAAGGGCAGCCTGTTTTCAAAATCACCGCAGATCGCGGAGAAGTGAAACAATTTGGCCAGATGATAAGTTTGAAGGGGCAAATCGTCGCCACAGAACTACAAAGCGATCTTGTGTTTAAGGGGCCTCGTTTAGAATGGCAAGCTGATTTAGGATTGCTGCAGGCCACGTCAGGCTGGAGGGTAACGCATCCACAGCTTCAGTTGTGGGCGCAGCGGTTACAGGCTTCATCTCGAACCCAACGGATACGGGCCAGAGGGAAGGTGACAGCAGAGACTCGTCCCGCTAAATTTCGATTAAAAACAGATCAGCTTATGTGGCAAGTCGATCAGCAATTCCTGCAAGCAGGGGCAGGCAAAGCAGATTCCACCACGCCGAGGGTTGAGATTGAGCAGTTAAGAGATACGGGTAAAGGAAATCAGGCGTTGGCAGGCAACGCTCGCATGAACTTGAAGCGTCAGATTGTCACGCTGCAGAACCCAGCTCAGATCAAGCTATCGACACCCCCCATCGAACTAACCAGCAGACAAGTTGTTTGGGATCTTGAACGCCAGCTCATCAGCAGTGAACAGTTGCTTGAAGTGCGCCACCGCCAACAAGGCGTCAAGGTCATTGCGAACCGAGGACAGTTTGACCAGCAACGACAGACGGTCCAGTTCAATGGCCAAGTGGAAGCGACAGGATTGAGAGATCGGTCTCGTCTTAAGACAGAGCAGCTTGTGTGGCAGCTATTAACTCAGCGAATTAATGCTCGGGGCAAGGTTCGATATACCCAAAGTTCACCTGCATTGACTCTGCAGGGGCCTAAAGCAGTTGGCAAAATTCAAGAGCAGATGATTCAAATTAGTGGCGGGAACGTCGTAACGGAGATCATTCCATAG
- a CDS encoding FHA domain-containing protein: protein MTADTTPQLLISAPTGIKRLQLLAQTSWTLGRHPSSLIQLLDNSISRHHARIEVLQGRHFFLVDLGSRNGSTVNQQPVSKPVLLKHGDRIHLGQTELFFEQSLFYPADVAAMDRADIVMLHQSSLQGKIWQELLLSQNLSLRWETGATNLRHDIEHRVKTQKLPKILIIDVQAYSGSLASFCRWSQEHHPDLAILLFDSTQRQIALEERQQMTALGCIDFLPAFREPNLLDNVAGVVVHLNLVSRAFRDTTLRQDKLFLTLKKLEELLQLASNLPVAASVPVPQPVAVPHQEVVTPPTLEMQDMTMITRHSK, encoded by the coding sequence GTGACTGCTGATACAACCCCTCAACTCCTAATAAGCGCACCCACTGGTATCAAGCGGCTGCAGCTTCTCGCTCAGACAAGCTGGACTCTGGGCCGCCATCCCTCTAGCCTTATTCAACTATTAGACAACAGTATCTCCAGGCATCATGCCAGGATTGAAGTTTTACAGGGTCGGCATTTCTTCCTCGTCGATTTGGGTAGCCGGAACGGATCAACCGTCAATCAACAGCCGGTCTCCAAACCCGTCTTGCTTAAGCACGGCGATCGCATTCACCTCGGCCAAACCGAACTGTTTTTCGAACAGAGCCTGTTCTATCCTGCAGATGTTGCAGCAATGGATAGAGCAGACATTGTTATGCTGCACCAATCATCACTGCAGGGCAAAATTTGGCAGGAACTTTTGCTCTCCCAAAATCTATCACTGCGCTGGGAAACTGGAGCAACAAATCTCAGACACGACATTGAACATCGAGTCAAAACTCAGAAGCTTCCTAAGATTCTCATCATTGACGTACAGGCCTATAGCGGTAGCTTGGCTTCATTCTGCCGCTGGAGTCAGGAGCACCATCCCGACCTAGCGATTCTACTGTTCGATAGCACCCAGCGTCAGATTGCTCTCGAAGAACGCCAGCAAATGACGGCCCTCGGGTGCATTGACTTTTTGCCAGCCTTCCGTGAGCCGAATCTTCTAGACAACGTAGCCGGTGTAGTTGTTCATCTCAATTTAGTGTCACGCGCCTTCCGAGACACAACGCTGCGCCAAGACAAACTTTTCCTGACGCTTAAAAAACTAGAGGAGCTGCTGCAGTTGGCCTCCAATTTGCCTGTCGCAGCCAGCGTACCTGTCCCCCAACCGGTTGCGGTTCCACATCAGGAGGTCGTTACACCACCAACCCTAGAGATGCAGGATATGACCATGATTACTCGACATTCAAAATAA
- a CDS encoding YbhB/YbcL family Raf kinase inhibitor-like protein codes for MGLIFIALTACRTNDVDAELPKLEPTIQLQSSAFAADTSIPSEYTCDGEDRSPPLSWDAVPSEAQSLILIADDPDAPGGTFVHWVLYDLSPQTLQLPGGVTPVTQGPQQSVQGKNSFGKIGYRGPCPPSGTHRYFFKIYALDQKIEIEPGAKKNKVLLAAKEHIIATGELMGRYSR; via the coding sequence GTGGGCCTTATATTTATAGCCCTGACTGCCTGTAGAACAAACGATGTAGACGCCGAGCTTCCAAAATTAGAACCGACGATTCAGCTTCAAAGTTCGGCGTTTGCTGCCGACACGTCAATCCCCTCAGAATATACCTGTGATGGAGAGGATCGCTCTCCACCGTTGAGCTGGGATGCTGTACCGTCAGAGGCTCAGAGCCTGATCTTGATTGCGGATGATCCAGATGCGCCGGGTGGGACGTTTGTCCACTGGGTTCTTTATGATCTTTCTCCTCAAACGCTGCAGCTTCCTGGTGGTGTTACCCCCGTTACCCAAGGCCCTCAGCAAAGTGTTCAAGGCAAAAATAGTTTTGGAAAGATTGGCTACCGGGGCCCCTGTCCACCCTCAGGAACGCATCGGTACTTCTTTAAGATCTATGCTCTCGACCAGAAAATCGAGATAGAGCCGGGAGCCAAGAAGAACAAAGTTTTATTAGCCGCGAAGGAGCATATCATCGCCACGGGTGAATTGATGGGGCGATATTCACGCTAA
- a CDS encoding metal-sensing transcriptional repressor, protein MSTSNGQSPAEQVSDSHTDHVHVHNPDTLRSIVNRLSRIEGHVRGIKSMVQESRSCPDVLVQIAAVRGGLDRVARIILDEHLTECIVRSAQEGDMEVEIQELKAALDRFLA, encoded by the coding sequence ATGTCAACTTCTAACGGTCAATCCCCTGCCGAGCAGGTTTCCGATTCGCATACTGACCATGTTCATGTGCATAATCCTGACACGCTGCGCTCCATTGTTAATCGGTTATCGCGCATTGAGGGCCATGTCCGAGGCATCAAGTCAATGGTGCAAGAGAGTCGCTCTTGCCCTGATGTATTGGTCCAGATTGCGGCAGTGCGGGGTGGGCTCGATCGGGTTGCGCGGATTATCCTTGACGAACACCTGACCGAGTGCATCGTCCGTTCGGCCCAAGAAGGTGATATGGAAGTTGAGATTCAAGAACTTAAGGCTGCTTTAGATCGTTTTCTAGCTTAG
- a CDS encoding isoaspartyl peptidase/L-asparaginase family protein, producing MSNSYSLMVHGGAGALQHIKREGNEAEFERSICGILEQGRKILEQEGTALDAVEYCAALLEDDPLYNAGRGSVLNEYGEVEMDAALMNGVDLSAGAVASIKGIKNPISLARQVIEHSEHVMLAGHGAMKFAEFHNIKFWPEHYFITDARVRQLKEAQKLGRMVLDHEDTEEPQEKFGTIGVVARDLEGNLAAGTSTGGIVNKRWGRVGDTPVIGAGVFADNTTCAVSATGYGEQFLRTVLAKTIADLIDFQGLNAHDAAAAGIGYLVSKVNGLGGVIVIDRQGRCAARHSTSGMIYGWIEQSGETFHKLASPA from the coding sequence ATGTCAAATTCCTATTCCCTGATGGTTCACGGTGGGGCGGGTGCACTACAGCACATTAAGCGTGAGGGGAATGAGGCTGAATTTGAGCGCAGCATTTGCGGGATTTTAGAGCAGGGGCGAAAAATTCTTGAGCAAGAAGGAACGGCCTTAGATGCGGTTGAATATTGTGCAGCCCTGCTAGAGGACGATCCCCTCTATAATGCCGGTCGAGGTTCGGTTCTCAATGAGTATGGTGAAGTCGAAATGGATGCGGCTCTCATGAATGGTGTAGATCTATCCGCCGGAGCCGTGGCCAGTATTAAGGGCATCAAAAACCCTATTTCACTTGCTCGTCAAGTCATAGAACATAGCGAACATGTCATGTTAGCTGGGCACGGAGCCATGAAATTCGCTGAGTTTCATAATATCAAGTTTTGGCCTGAGCACTATTTCATAACAGATGCTCGCGTTCGTCAGCTAAAAGAGGCTCAAAAGTTAGGACGGATGGTTCTTGACCATGAAGACACCGAAGAGCCCCAGGAGAAGTTCGGTACGATTGGTGTTGTTGCTAGAGATCTTGAAGGCAACCTAGCCGCAGGTACATCCACTGGTGGCATTGTGAACAAGCGATGGGGACGGGTGGGGGATACGCCGGTGATCGGAGCGGGTGTTTTCGCCGATAACACAACCTGTGCTGTTTCCGCGACCGGCTATGGAGAACAGTTTCTGCGGACTGTACTGGCGAAGACAATTGCAGATTTGATTGATTTCCAGGGGCTTAATGCCCACGATGCTGCTGCAGCAGGAATTGGGTACCTCGTTTCTAAGGTCAATGGTTTAGGCGGCGTGATCGTTATTGATCGTCAGGGGCGATGTGCTGCACGGCATTCTACTTCCGGTATGATTTATGGCTGGATTGAACAATCTGGCGAGACGTTCCACAAGCTAGCATCACCGGCATGA
- a CDS encoding ABC1 kinase family protein: MKSADSPLSAVANPALPTANQPPRANPNLPAESTQPYDSYRWAQGTYSHWGRLIEIGRIGVQFLAYLWTDQQDWSYPSRQATPEAQALRRRQRAVWIRESLLHLGPTFIKVGQFFSTRADLFPTEYIEELSKLQDQVPAFGYEQVTEIIEQELGDSVAATFESFSPVPIASASLGQVHHGQLHSGEEVAVKVQRPGLKQLFSIDLGIMRGFAEFVQYRTPWGQDGRDWLGIYEECHQNLWGELDYLNEGRNANLFRRNFKGQTDVIVPRVHWRYTTTRLLTMEYLPGIKVNDVDALGAAGIDRVAIAQLGARSYLSQILHHGFFHADPHPGNIAVNPDGALIFYDFGMMGQLPPETKDRLLLNFRGILQNDASLVVQAMVELGALAPDSDLGPVRRSVQYMLDSYFDRAFSDHGEISMAAINDDLYELTYDQPFRFPAAFTFVLRSLSALEALGKFLDPDFNFMDVATPFAEEIMAQDSGGAAPNNLLGQFGRQAAEFTNTSLSLPQRVEVSLNRLEQGDIKMRVSSVEANRELRKLNTTSLGVIYSLIFSILFLCATQLLIANLTGIATALAAFAAIPLTLLLRLLLFKLDRSSVT; this comes from the coding sequence TTGAAATCCGCTGACTCTCCCCTCTCTGCTGTTGCCAATCCTGCTCTTCCTACAGCCAATCAACCGCCTAGAGCAAATCCCAATCTTCCTGCCGAGTCTACCCAGCCCTATGACTCTTATCGATGGGCTCAAGGCACTTACAGTCATTGGGGACGCCTGATTGAAATCGGCCGTATTGGGGTGCAATTTTTAGCCTATCTCTGGACGGATCAACAGGACTGGAGTTATCCCTCTCGTCAAGCCACACCAGAGGCCCAGGCCTTACGTCGTCGTCAGCGGGCCGTATGGATTCGAGAGAGTTTGCTGCATCTAGGCCCAACTTTTATCAAGGTTGGCCAGTTCTTTTCCACTCGTGCAGATCTCTTTCCCACCGAGTACATTGAGGAACTCTCAAAGCTCCAGGATCAGGTGCCAGCTTTTGGGTATGAGCAGGTGACTGAGATTATTGAGCAGGAGCTGGGGGACTCTGTTGCAGCTACGTTCGAAAGCTTCAGCCCTGTTCCCATTGCCTCTGCAAGCTTGGGACAGGTTCACCACGGCCAGCTTCATTCTGGAGAGGAGGTGGCGGTCAAGGTGCAGCGCCCCGGCTTGAAGCAGTTGTTCAGTATTGATCTCGGTATTATGAGGGGGTTTGCTGAATTTGTGCAGTATCGTACGCCTTGGGGACAAGACGGGCGAGATTGGCTAGGAATATACGAAGAATGCCATCAAAATCTATGGGGGGAGCTAGATTATCTGAATGAAGGCCGGAATGCGAATCTATTTCGCCGTAACTTCAAGGGTCAGACCGATGTGATTGTGCCCCGGGTTCACTGGCGCTATACAACGACCCGCCTTCTGACGATGGAATATCTTCCAGGCATCAAGGTCAATGATGTTGATGCCTTGGGTGCAGCCGGGATTGATCGAGTTGCGATCGCACAATTAGGTGCCCGTTCCTACCTGAGTCAAATCCTTCATCACGGCTTTTTTCATGCCGATCCCCACCCCGGCAACATCGCAGTTAATCCCGACGGGGCGCTGATTTTCTATGACTTCGGGATGATGGGTCAACTCCCGCCTGAAACAAAGGATCGGCTACTGCTCAACTTCCGGGGGATCTTGCAAAACGATGCCAGCTTGGTGGTGCAGGCGATGGTGGAACTCGGAGCGTTGGCACCAGACTCTGATCTCGGTCCAGTGCGCCGCTCAGTGCAGTACATGCTCGACTCTTATTTTGATCGGGCCTTCTCAGATCATGGCGAGATCTCAATGGCTGCAATCAATGATGATTTATACGAGCTAACCTACGACCAGCCCTTCCGGTTCCCGGCAGCTTTTACCTTTGTTCTGCGGTCTTTATCAGCGTTAGAGGCCCTGGGTAAATTTCTTGACCCAGACTTCAATTTTATGGATGTCGCAACGCCCTTTGCTGAAGAGATTATGGCTCAGGATTCTGGCGGAGCGGCTCCCAATAATCTGCTGGGCCAATTTGGCCGTCAAGCAGCAGAGTTCACTAATACAAGCCTGAGCCTCCCCCAGCGCGTCGAGGTATCGCTCAATAGGCTAGAGCAGGGCGATATCAAGATGCGCGTTAGCTCAGTTGAGGCGAACCGCGAACTACGAAAACTCAACACAACTAGCCTGGGTGTCATTTACTCGCTGATATTTAGCATTTTGTTTCTGTGTGCAACGCAGTTACTCATTGCGAATCTGACCGGCATCGCAACGGCCCTAGCTGCTTTTGCTGCCATTCCACTGACGTTGCTGCTGAGATTGCTGCTGTTTAAGCTGGATCGCTCTAGCGTGACTTAG
- a CDS encoding ATP-grasp domain-containing protein, protein MKIFNHDIMNCTHQQVTGNYLYSGRVLGLTDQNDIVQLHPALRGEWQAIVGHYERIGLRHSQNVIWDVSSAVRLAHPQLETSVFYFGDAENQESYRSQQFRQENQRWHDVVQCMNNKNNFMELAHQLQVTVPKTLCFAQKSELRLNSEIPYPCYVKPSVSVDGMGIVRCADRQQLSLALYDMPDNVSFQIQEEVLAASFLNLQYRVTEDGLERHAATEQILDGCSHSGNRYPTEYQPWDLVEPMAQWMVDQGMQEIFAFDVAVVFSSRGPRYYAIECNPRYNGASYPTGVAQKLDIQSWICETFTTPLRALNDIDLSGIEFDAQTGVGVIIVNWGNVHMGKVVCLLAGSHTQQDQLRTTLKQRLMGTQLQESTLPPSFHPLESISNVGQAWN, encoded by the coding sequence ATGAAAATTTTTAACCACGACATCATGAACTGCACGCACCAGCAGGTGACTGGCAATTACTTGTATTCGGGGCGCGTTCTAGGCTTGACCGATCAGAATGATATTGTGCAGCTACATCCAGCGCTGAGGGGAGAGTGGCAGGCTATTGTTGGGCACTACGAACGCATTGGTCTACGCCATAGTCAGAACGTGATTTGGGATGTATCTTCAGCAGTCCGACTGGCCCATCCTCAGCTAGAGACTTCTGTTTTTTACTTCGGAGATGCAGAGAATCAAGAGAGCTACCGGAGCCAGCAGTTTCGCCAAGAGAACCAGCGCTGGCATGATGTTGTTCAGTGCATGAACAACAAAAATAACTTCATGGAGCTGGCACATCAGCTCCAGGTGACGGTGCCTAAGACCTTGTGCTTTGCTCAGAAGTCAGAGCTGAGATTGAACTCTGAGATCCCTTATCCCTGCTACGTTAAGCCATCTGTATCCGTTGATGGGATGGGAATTGTTCGTTGTGCAGACCGGCAGCAGCTTTCTCTGGCGCTATACGATATGCCAGATAATGTTTCCTTTCAAATTCAAGAAGAAGTTTTAGCGGCTTCCTTTCTTAATCTTCAGTATCGAGTCACTGAAGATGGCTTGGAGAGACACGCCGCCACCGAACAGATTTTAGACGGCTGCTCCCACAGCGGCAATCGCTACCCCACCGAATACCAGCCGTGGGATTTAGTCGAGCCAATGGCTCAGTGGATGGTTGATCAGGGGATGCAGGAGATCTTTGCTTTTGATGTCGCTGTGGTCTTTAGCTCCCGCGGTCCTCGCTACTATGCGATTGAATGCAACCCTCGCTACAACGGAGCTTCCTACCCCACGGGTGTCGCCCAGAAGCTCGATATCCAAAGCTGGATCTGTGAGACATTTACGACACCCCTTCGTGCGCTCAACGATATTGACCTGAGCGGGATTGAGTTTGATGCCCAAACCGGCGTTGGAGTCATCATCGTCAACTGGGGCAACGTCCATATGGGTAAAGTCGTCTGTCTCCTTGCAGGCTCCCATACTCAACAAGATCAGCTACGCACAACTTTAAAGCAGCGTCTGATGGGGACTCAGCTCCAGGAATCCACTTTGCCGCCTTCTTTTCATCCATTAGAGTCGATTTCGAATGTGGGTCAGGCATGGAATTAG
- a CDS encoding GNAT family N-acetyltransferase, translated as MSVKWMTGPVISNSPALWANGSQVLSGPSFSIRTVEDRDLLRVAQLLCESFYPPTSYWHWALPVLRVGIYQDLRTRFITQSPKHACFIAVKTGPGDPSAQNNIIGTVEVTLRSLWLLRQPVPYISNLAVAPNHRRRGVAQHLLLACEQAATAWQTHFLYLNVLETNIAAQQLYTKAQYCRSEQQGLWPRLRRSKRILLRKHLSTVTETGYRP; from the coding sequence GTGTCAGTTAAGTGGATGACGGGTCCGGTGATCTCTAACTCGCCAGCCCTTTGGGCGAACGGCTCACAGGTCTTAAGCGGCCCAAGCTTCAGCATTCGCACCGTTGAAGATCGGGACCTTTTAAGAGTCGCGCAGCTTCTCTGCGAAAGCTTTTATCCCCCCACCAGCTACTGGCACTGGGCACTGCCTGTGTTGCGAGTTGGCATTTATCAAGACTTGCGGACGCGATTCATCACGCAATCCCCAAAGCACGCCTGTTTTATTGCCGTAAAGACGGGGCCGGGAGACCCGTCAGCACAGAACAACATTATTGGAACGGTGGAAGTTACATTGCGATCGCTCTGGTTGCTCCGCCAGCCGGTGCCCTATATTTCTAACTTAGCTGTTGCTCCTAACCACCGTCGTCGGGGAGTCGCCCAACACTTGCTATTGGCCTGTGAACAAGCCGCGACGGCTTGGCAGACCCACTTTCTCTATCTCAATGTGCTGGAGACTAACATTGCTGCGCAGCAACTGTATACGAAGGCTCAATATTGTCGTTCTGAGCAGCAAGGTCTTTGGCCCCGTCTTAGACGTTCCAAGCGCATATTGTTACGTAAACATCTATCCACTGTGACGGAAACAGGCTATCGGCCTTAG